The Hemiscyllium ocellatum isolate sHemOce1 chromosome 39, sHemOce1.pat.X.cur, whole genome shotgun sequence nucleotide sequence tgtgtgtatgtatcaGGGACAAGTATGTGTGTCAATATCGGTAGtgggggttttgtgtgtgtgtgtgtctctctctctctctctgtctctcttgagTGGATGCGTTTGTGTGTGAAAGAAGCTTTACtgaaaaacttttttaaaatgctGGAAGAAGCTTTAATGAAAGATCTGATGCACAGAACTACTTGCATTACTCTAAGTTGTCATATCCATACAGACAGGCATGAGAATCATTAGGCAAACACCAAACCTTTGACCTGGCCCTTTAAATGGGAGAATTCAATGTGTGAAAGCtgctgtttacatataaatgtgTCTTTGTTGTTAACAGATTTTGACACCACGTGCGAATGTGGATTCGTCATAAGCTTTATCAGCATGGTGTCAATTCTACAACTTTCTCTCTTAGTATATAGCTCCCATATAGAGAACTGAGCTCActttcaaagcttttcattgtgatATATTTTTTGCATTGGGATCTGCATCTCCACCATCTCAAAACTGAGTTTGTTTCAACTAAttgaacagatttaaaacaagAGGAGAAATAATTTCTATGAAaggatcatgaatctgtggaattgactACCCCAGAgcgtggtggatgctgggacattgagtaaatttaaggaggtgaTGGACAGATAGCTAATTAATAATGGGtggagggttatggagagtgggcaggcaagttgaggctgagatgagatcagccatgattgtatcaaatgcTGGAGCAGGTCCTGGGGCTGAATTgactactcctgcttctagttcttatgtCCTTATATCCTTCCCTCGATCTGACCTTCTTTCTTAGTCCCTGTGTCTCAATGTCTCCGTTATTGACTTTGCCATTATCTAAAGAGATATTTGTTAACAGGATAAGTTCCTGAAGCACACTGTATAGCAGATATTAAGCATTTGTTAATTCATAAGCTCTCTTGGAATCAAATGTGATTCTCAGAGATAAACAGGATAAAGTTTCCACTTTGGTGATGGTGAGCTTATTATAAGTGAGCTGTTATGGTAAGGTTTGGCAGGGTCATTAGAAAATATTGACCAATTTGTGGCAAAAAACTTCTGACCCACCAACACAGAAGTGAAGAATTTATCTCAATCTTTCCAATCCATTACTGAGCAGAATGAGTCAGGAGAAATCCCTGGAAGCTAAGTGATCCATCGCGACTCCAGAGATTCCCAGAAACTAGCTTGACCCACACTTGGTCTCCTTGGTGAAGATTCAGGATCATAGTTTTCAATGAGAGCTGTGAACTGCCATTTGGAAGCACGCTATGGATTATACTGACTGCCTTATTGTTCTTGATCAGGGCCACATCTGTCTTCATACCCCTCCCTGGCAGTGAAGAGTAACTGAAAAAGTACAGCCCACACTTGGGACTTGTGAACTTTCCAGTGTTGTTACTGTACCCCTGTCCGAGATTCACATTGACGACATCATACACGATTGGATCCACAGGAGTGGGTACATGATTCATTGTGGAGCGCTGCACATCAAAAACCACATCCAGTTCTGATAAAATAGAAAACGGACATTTAAAGTGATTACTGAAAGCATTTTTCAAACTCCAAATTGAGAGAATTTGTTATTAAAATGTCAGGATGCAATCAAGCTAAGCACAGGCACAATGAACAATGAGGAGATGGAGGTGAAAGACAGTCACCTGTACTTCAGCATTGTCATGGCTTTTATAATAAACTATCTTTCTTCACTTGGAAAGTTAAGGTGACCTGGGGATTTTCTGAAACTTTCTGATCCTGTGGATTGTGGTAATGTCAGTATGATTCCTCTCACCTTCCCTTCTCACACCTGAAGGTGTTGTGCCTTAATAGGGGGCAGATGTATGAGCaggagaccttccctccacccaATTAACCCACCTTATTGAAGAGATTGTGTTGAGTAATTAAATGGTACCTCGTCCAGGTGGCCAGGATGAATGAAAAGAGATCATCCACTCCTCCCTCCACCACACCTACTCTTTGAAATAAGCAGACCCCTCTGCCTCCATCTCTGAGAGAGATCTTGTGTACTGCTTAGTGTTAAATTTCTTTTACCACCAGCCACACTGTTGGGCAATGCTAGTTTTGTATTGTAGGCCCAGTTCATTTGGAACTGACTGAGGCTATTCCAACTTATTTCACAGTTCATCCCATCTTGTCTGGATGAGATGTGAACCCAGAGCAATGTTATTTCCCATTTCCCAATCTAGTTCCCTATTCAGATGGGATCAGGTACAGGTCGTTCCCCTGTGATACCTTAGATACATTCCAGCAAAACCTCGTTAAATAGAAAATCGcttcatataaatgatgaggCATACGGGTAAAATGGGATTGGGATAGACCAGCAAAAACtatcactcacagtcactcaaaaatcacccaaaagtctaacaCAATGTATTGCACAACCTGAATGAAGGTATAAATCATatttatcaatgaaacaaaaggaaatttaacacagtacagtGAAAAAGTATTGTTAATGCAGGGATGGTGCGTAAGGTATTCTCCCTCATTCCAGTTGAGGAAGCTATATCACACATTCTCTCCTTCAGCTCAAAAAGCTGTATAATATTTATCTTCTCTTCCAGTGTTATAGCCTTTCCTTTGTGTTCATACCTGCAGTTTTATCACCAGGATGCTTCATGCTAACATTCTTGTCATTGTGCCCCTCCGTTTATATCAAAGAAAGGGATAATCTAGGAGTAGCGTATCTTTCACAGAAAGCTACTGTGTCTGCACCTGACACCAGCGCATGCACAGAAAGGGGCAGAGAGTTCGGGGCAgccatcagcacatgtgcagaacgggaCAGAGAGATCGGGGTAGCCCTCGGCGCATGGGCAGGACAAAGCGCACAAAACGATCACTGCTCGATTTGTGATATTGTGTTCTTGAAATTCCTGTCCCTTAATTCCTCAGCAATGTTATAAACAAATCCCGCTGCTGAAATGCACGTTATCTGAGAATGACTAGTACTCGGTTACGTTTGGAAAGGACAGTAAGCCCTGAATGTGTCCTTGCTGAGCATCTGCATCTTCAGCAGTGGTTGGTGATCAGAGATGGAGACTCTGGCTAATTTTCTTTCGTCAAATTCCACTCTAGAGGTTCTGAGCCCGGTTTTAGGAGCCCTCATTGACATTGCTACCAGGTTTATATGTTTCATCACTTCCATGTTGTGCATGTAGCCACTGAGGCACACTGAGTCTTCATAGCACACCATCCATCATATCCTCATACTGTTTTTAGTTAAGAATGGCTTTTTCCTCTTTCTGGGAAATATCCTGCTTTTATGAGCCcttaaaaccataagatataggagcagaattagaccatttggcccatcgagtctggaatcaaacctggcgctgtgaggcagcagtgctaaccactgagccactgtgatgctTCCTGTCCTGCACAGCCCtctgcaacaatgagttccacagagtaacctctggctgaagaatttcctcctcatcttagaTGGAAAGGGTCATACCTTCAcgaggctgtgcccttggctgTCAGACTCTcctaacaatggaaacatcttctccatgtccattctatTCAGGCCTTTCTGTATTTCTGTAAATATCAATCAGATCCCCACTTATCCTAAATTCCCTTgtgtacagacccagagttctgAACAGCTTCTAATTCATCAAACCCTACATTCCCAGGATCGTTCTTGTGCATCTCCTCTAGAAATCCTCCAATACCAGCATATCCTTCAGGgtacaaaactgctcacagtgtttCAAACGACGTCAGACCAGAGCTTTATAAgcatcagcagtacatctctgctcttaaaTTCTAGGCCTCTCAAAGGATTccattgccttcctaactaccaactgaacCTCCATGTTAagcttaagagaatcctgaacttggATTACTAAgcctctttgtgcttcagatttctgaagctttccCCATTTGGAGGATAGTGTGTGCctgtattctttctaccaaagtgcataacctctcaaTATCACACATTGtcttccatctgccagttctttgtccactctccgtgcttgtccaagtccttctgcagatTCCCTGTTTCATCAACATAACCTGACCCTCCacccacctttgtgtcatctacaagcttAGCAGCAATGCACTCTCTTCCTCGTCtcgattgttaatgtataatggaAATAGCtgcccctgcagaactccactactCACCGGATGTCATCCTAAAAAAGACCCCTTTAACCCCATTTCCTGTTTTCTACCAGctagccaatcctgtatccatgtCATTACTTTTCCCCAAACACCCATGGGCTGTTGTCTTATcgagcagcctcctgtgtggcaccttgtcaaaagctttttgGGACTCCTCATAAATCACATCACTGATTGTTCTTTGTTTAACtagctcattacctcctcaaagaattcgaacagATTTGTCATGTGTTACAGAGGtatttgacaaaaccatgctgactcagtcCTATTTTACAATGTAGTTCTAAGTACTCCACAGTCTCATCCTTAATAACTTACCAACAACAGAGGTCAggctataatttcctgtcttttgtCTCCCTCTCTTTGTAAAGTGAAGTGTTACATTAGCTGTTTTCTGGTCGTCTGGGACCTTCCAGTGATGTTTTTTCTGAAAGATATCCTCAGCTGTTCCCTTCAACCCTGAGCTGTAGTCCATCCAGTCCAGGTGATCTATCTACCTTCAGACATTTCAACTTTCCTAGCTCTTTccccttagtgatggccactgcactcatctctgctccctgactctcttgaagttctggtctgctgctggtgtcttccactgtgaagactaatgcaaagtatgtattcagttcctctgtactttctttgttccccattactatttctCCAGCTCATTTTCCAGTAATCcagtgtccactcttgcctctctctcttacaTTTATGTATctaaaaaactcttgcaatcttcttttatattactagaaAACTTACTTTAATATTTCAGTTTCTTTGCCgttcttgctttttttttaagctaGCATCTGCTGGTTTTAAagtcttcccaatcctctggctccccactaatcttcaccacatgatgtacttttttcttttgttttcatggTGTTCCTGAGTTCCCTTATCAGCCATGGTCACCTTGTCCTCCCTTTAGTCTgattcttcttccttgggatgaatttctgctgtgcctcccaaattatcCCATAAACCCCTGCCCTtgctgctctactgtcttccctacTTGATTTCCTTCCAATCAGCTCTGGCCAGATCCTGCCTCATGTGATTGTTGTGACATTAACTCTGTTGTAATAGCATTACATGCAATTCAAACTTTTCTCTCTCGAACTATCTACTGATTTATGTTCTACCCCACAGACTGACTATTGTtcggaggtctgtacataactcccatcggTGTTGTTCTTTTCCTTTGTAGTTACAAACACGTTTTCTGCCTTCCACCCGTCCTCTCCCATATTGCTTCTTGATATTGATTTCATCTCAATTTTGACTAACAAGGAAATCCTGCTCCCTCCACCCATCTGCCTGTTCTTTCAATAAGATGCATATCCCACGAGTTTTATTTCCCAGCCCTGAGCCTCTTGCAGCCATGTCTTTGTAATGGCCACAATATAGTGTCTACTaactgtgggaagcaagggaagtgattgctgggccccttgctgacatatttgtatcattgatactcacaggtgaggtgccagaagtttGAAGGTTGACTAACATCGTATCATTTAAGAATggtgataaagacaagccagggaactatagcccTGTGAGCCtgacggtggtgggcaagttgttggagggaattctgagagacaggacttgcatgtatttggaaaggccaggACTGATAAGGGAAAGTCAACATGCCTTTGTCC carries:
- the LOC132834419 gene encoding complement C1q tumor necrosis factor-related protein 3-like isoform X2; the protein is MNSFGLGNLCLILFHCMYQIYALENLQEDIQGVANEEMKLSNPLKLIAEAKARLRPTYAWNKKLDVVFDVQRSTMNHVPTPVDPIVYDVVNVNLGQGYSNNTGKFTSPKCGLYFFSYSSLPGRGMKTDVALIKNNKAVSIIHSVLPNGSSQLSLKTMILNLHQGDQVWVKLVSGNLWSRDGSLSFQGFLLTHSAQ
- the LOC132834419 gene encoding complement C1q tumor necrosis factor-related protein 3-like isoform X1 produces the protein MISFGLGNLCLILFHCIYQIYALENTQGNLCLILFHCMYQIYALENLQEDIQGVANEEMKLSNPLKLIAEAKARLRPTYAWNKKLDVVFDVQRSTMNHVPTPVDPIVYDVVNVNLGQGYSNNTGKFTSPKCGLYFFSYSSLPGRGMKTDVALIKNNKAVSIIHSVLPNGSSQLSLKTMILNLHQGDQVWVKLVSGNLWSRDGSLSFQGFLLTHSAQ